The window TATGGCCTTAACAGATGAAGAGAGTAAGGCATTCGTGGAGTGTATTCCAATTCGGAATTTCACAAAAGGTACAATCCTATTAAGTCAAGGACAAGTTTCCAGATCCTCTTATTTTATCATTGAGGGTTGTGTTAGAAAGTACTATATTATTAATGGTGAAGAGAAGACAACTAATTTCTATGTCGAAGATGAGGCTGTTTCTTCTTTGCAAAGTTATATGCAAAAAACACCTGCTAGTCATTATTTTGAGTGTGTTGAGGATTGTAGACTTGCCGTTCTTTCTTATGATAAAGAGCAAGAACTTTTCAAACGAGTTCCGAGATATGAAAACCTATGTCGCAACTCTGTTGAGAACGATTTTGGTATGCAGCAAGAGGCATTGGCTAATTACATGACCTCAACACCAGAGGATAGGTATAAGAATTTATTGGATAACAGATTAGATTTAATCAATCGCATACCACAATATGTTTTAGCGAGCTACTTAGGGGTTAAACCTGAATCTCTCAGCAGAATAAGGAAAAGAATTGCTTCTAAATAGAAATAGTAAACTTGAATTTAAATTGTTGACTTGATAAGGCTATCAAAAGGATACTTCATATTTTACTATGAAGTACCCTACATTCAAACCCAATACTACCACGGCTTATTTTTCTCTTTCAATAACTTTAACGGTTCTGTAATCAAATACCCCCATAGAGATAAGTCGTAGCAAGAGGTTGGATTTAGTTTCAATTGTGTATTTATCAACTTCCATTTCTTTCACTAATTCATCCACATTGCTCTCTTTTAAATTAACACCAAAAAGATGGATGTCACCTGATTTCCTAAAAGTTAAATCTTTGGTCTTTTCACCAAATATTTTTCCACCATTTTCAAATGGTTCTGTTTTGGTATTCACTGCAAATTGTTGCACTGAACACGATGCTAGCGTCATAGCTACTAACACTCCAAATGCGATTTTTTGTAATTTCATAACTTTTAAATTTTAATTATAAAACAAAATTACCGCTAGATTCACGCCCATTCATTGACGTTGGTTAAGAACCATTTTATATTCAACTACCATTCTCTTATTTTATCTTTATGCCAAAACTGTCCGCTTTCAACATCGTTGTTTAATAAATTTAAAATATCAACAGCTACATCTTGAGGTAACCTGGGAGCTATTTTTCCTCCCATATCTGTTTGTGTCCATCCTGGATCTAGAGCCGATACTTTGATTTGTTTTTCCTCTAATCGTTTTGCCAGCAACTTGGTATACATATTCAAGGCCGTTTTTGACATTTTGTAATGTGGCTGAAAGGCATCAAAGTTTTGTTCGCTAAAAGAGCCCCAGTCAGACGTTATATTTATAATATGTGCATTGGGAGTAAATAGTGATAATAGTTTTTCGGTGAGTTCAATAGTCCCAAAGACATTGACATCGAATGTCTTTTTCAATTGTTCCATTTTGATTTCTGACGTATTCCATTTTTCTAGTAATACACCTGCATTATTGATTAAAAAGTCTATTTTGATATTTCCAATTTTTTCCACAAATTCAGCAATTGAATGACTATCTGACAAATCAAGTTTCAAACATTTAAAGTTTGAAAGGTTTAATACATGGTTTCCAGCTGTTGAGCTCCCAATAATTTGACAATTTTCATTATCTAACAGAAGTTTTACTGTCGCCAAACCAATGCCTCTACTGCTTCCTGTAACTATTCCGTATTTCATAATATCTTTTTTGACTCTGTAATATACTTTTCTAGTTCAGGTTCATTATTCTTTCTTGCAATTTGAATGGCCTTTTTATAACATTTCTTAGCATCCTCAACTTTACCCATTACCTTATAATAGTTTCCTTTTTCAAAATGAAAAATCGAAGCATCAGGGAATTTATCAAGCCCTAATTCTAAAATCTCTATAGCATCTTTAAATTGGTTGTTTTCAAAATAAAAACTGGAAAATCTGTTGAACCATCTGGCTTGTCGATAATAATTTTTGATAAAGTTTTTACCATCAAATTCGAGTAATAGCTTCTCGAAAATTTTAAAATTATTTTCTTTATAGGCTTGTAACAAAAGATAATGTTTTGTGTCAGAGTGAATCTCTTCTGAAATTTGATATTTTTCTCCTCTATCTTGATAATGTTTTTTAAGCTTTTCAATACCACCAAAATCTAAAAACTCATTAATTGAATAAAACCTGATTGGACCATAGTCACTAAAAAATAGTATTAATCCTTCGTTTAGGGTAGTTAATGGGGTTGTGTAATGATTCTCTTTATCTGAGAGATTGTATTTCCATTGAATGTTATTTGAAGAATTTGTTCGAAAAATAGAATCTAAGGAAGACATGGATTCTGTTGCCCAGTTTTCAATAGTTCCTAGTACTGTATATAGTTTCAAATCATGTTTTGTGTTGTTTTTTAACGTTCTAATTACCATTTCCAATCGGTCTTGTGAAATATGAGTAGGGCTAGCTAAAAGAAACCCATTAAAAAGAGAAGGTTTGGTCGCACATATTTCAACACCAAGTCCAGCTGCCATTTCCCAACCAAAATAAAATTGTTCATTAAGTGTTTTATATTTTGAGTTTATCTCAGGAATCAATTCTTTTTCCAAGAATTGAATAAATTTTGAAGACTCATTATAAAATAGATGACGTCTTTTTACAGCATCTGTGTTAATTCCGACAACAATGAATTCTGGCACAATTTCTTGCCAAGTAAGATTTTGCTGAAATACGATGCCATTCAAGAAGTAGCGTTGTGCATCTATTACATAAAGAACTGGATATTTTTTTAAATTTTCTTCATAATTAGTTGGTAAGAAAATTTGGATGTCTCGTTCTTCTTGTAAAATATCAGACTTTAGAATTATTGAATTACCAAATACTTTTCCTTCATTTAAATTTTGAGACACAACTTTGTTTATTGTAAAAAGTAGGATCAATAGGTAAAGATTTTTTGTCATAATATTTTTGCAATTAGTATTTTACCAATACTCAGTAATCTTATAAATTTTCCCATTCTTAAACTCAAAAAGTGCCATTTGCGCATCACCTCTAATAACTTTACCGTCTTCTTTAGAGATAAAGCGTTTGCTAACTGTAATTGCATTTAAGCCATAAATAATGTTTTCTATTTTAATATCAATAACGCTTCCGTCATAGCCACCATTCTCTTGATTACGTTTGTAGCCATTGTACAGGTCTTCTCTTGTATATATCCCACCATATTTTGGATGTACATAGGTAAAATCGTCTGTAAACAAGTCAAAGATGTTATCTATGTCCTCCAGGATTGAGTTTTGTTGAAATACTTTTAGGTTGAGCTCATAATACTGATTCAGAACATAATTGAGTGAATCTTTATGATTAAGATTACTTTGTTGAGCTTGGGCCAAATGAAGGCCACTATGTAATAGTGCTAAGAGAATGATAGATTTTAGTTTCATTTTTTTATTTAATTAATTTCACATGTAAAATTGGATAGGGTTTTCCAGAAACATCCAATTCGGATCTTCTTATGGTTTCAAAGCCACAATGTTTGTAGAACCCTTCTGCATGTCCGTTCTGTTCATTTACATCAACTTTTGAAACTCTTAAATGGTTGATGACATATTCTAATAGTGTTTTACCTATTCTTTTACCTCTATGCTCTGGGTTAATGTACAGCATTTCTATATTTTGATTAGCCACATCAAAGAATTCGATTATTTTATAATTTGCATCTATTGTTGACCTTAGGTTTAACATGTTCTTTTATTAAACAGAATAACGCTTTCGCATCTTTTGAGACTGTTTTTCTTATGCTTATCATTTTATAGGAATGTCTTCTGTTAATATTTTTTTATCATAATAAGCTTCTTATTACTATAGGTTATTTTAGATGCTTTATAAAAAAATTAAAATAGCTCTAATTACTCATTTTGAATTTATGCAGTATCTATTCACTCTTTTTATTGTAAATCAACGATCCAGTAAATAAGGTGTCATTTTTGATTTCGAAATTTCTGGATAGCACTCCTAAATTACTAGTAAGGCCCGATTCATTTTTATGAATTTTACCAGATAATATCCCCCATTTAAATAGATAGTAATTTTCCATTTTAACTATGGATATTGATGGCCAACTGTCATTATTATGATAATCTCCAATAATAGCATCATTTACCTTATTACTAATCAAAAGAGTTGAATCCGTAGGATATTCAATTTCATTCTCTCTTTCAAAACTTTTATCAAATGCAACCCTTTCTTTTTCAAAAATACTATCAGCTTGTAGGGAATTTATTATATTATATCCATAATTAGCAATTAGATGTGGTAACAAGTAAGCCCTATTATCATTTGTAAAGGCAATAACTCCTATATTTTTCTCTGGCATAAAGGATATGTGAAAACTTATTCCAGCTAATCCTCCAAAGCGAGTTAAAATTTTTTCATTCTGATATTCAGCAATATCCCAGCCTAAGCTGTAACCTGATCTATGATAAGTATAATATGTTTTATCTTGGGCTGTGGTTGAATTCATTAATTCAGACCAAGAGTCACCTTTTATTAAGTTATTATCTTTTCTAATATTTGCACTTAACCATTTAGATAAATCACTTACTGTTGATATAATTCCTCCTGAAGCATGCATTGTTATATCTTGCTTATAGAAATTTGATTCAATTATACCTTGTTTTTTAGAAACTGTTATAGAAGGCAATATATCATTTGCTTTATAATCACTCACAAAAGCACTTGTATTTGTCATATTTAATGGTTTGAAAATGTGTTCTTTCATTTCTGATTTCCATGAATTGCCAGTTACATTTTCTATGGCTATTGAACTAATAATGGGCCCTACGTTTGAATATCTGAAGTTTCCTGATGGGTCATAAAGGAAATCTGTATTGAGATCATTTATCAACTCATTATTCCCATTATCATAACCTAAAAATGCAGTTTTCCACGTCATCCTTGTGCTAAAAGTACCATGTGTGTGGTTTAATAAACTTTTAATTGATATATTTTTTGTATCTACACTATAATTATAATTTAAATCAGGAATATATTCACTTATCGGGTTATCGAGATTAATAAGTCCATCCTTCTCAAGGATTTTAAGCAAAGTACCTGTGAAGGATTTAGTACTTGAAGCAATGTAAAAAGGAGTATCATTATCAAAATTTGAATTTTTACCATCGAAGATTTCCCTATCCATATTATAGGAATAAAGTAATCCATCTTCATCAACTATTGCTATTATAACATTTCCATATAATTCATTTTCAGTGTATATACTTGCAATTTTACTTTCCACTTTCTCTGCAAAATCAGGATAGTTTTCTTCAAATCTATCTATATCATCTGACGTTGTAGTTTCATTTTTATTGCAAGAAAATAGTATTAATACCATTACTATTACTAATGAAAAAGGTATGATTAGGTTATTATGTCTCATTATTTTGATATTTAAATTTTATGAAAATTGAATTAATGGAGATTAAAAAAGTATTTGGTTTAATATTTAACTTTGACACTTACCACTATTTAATGGTTACAGAATTATTAGGAAATTTGATTTTCTTTAGTGGATAAAGTTTATGACTACATTAATTTGATTTATGCAATATCCAGGCTGAAATTTCTTCTAAAAAATTGTCTACAAATTTCTTTTCAAGTATTGCATATTCATCCTTACTCCCAGTTGTAGCCTGTTGGAAAAAATGATTCGCATTATCAAATGTAAAAAATTGATATTCTGTTCCCGATTTGAGGAGAGCATTTTCCATTCGATCTTTATTTTGCTCAATAGGAACTCGAAAATCTAAACCTCCAAAAAGGCTCAATACTGGCACTTCCAATTGTTCCAAGTCTTTTGAAGGGTCGTAGTAAAGAAATGATGTAAGAGAAGGTAAAGCATAAATTATTTTGAATTCATCAGCTTTTGCAATAGCTTGTTGTTTTATTTTTTCATCGTCTATCATGTCTCCATTTGACTTCATTTCATTTAATATCGATTCGGTAGTTTGTCTGAACAATTGATATGCCTCATCAATATTCTTGTCATCTTCAATGGCTCTCATGAGTTTATTGTGTGCAGACACATCAGATTCAATTAAATTTTTAGGTAAATCTGTATGTTCATAATCTTGTCTCACCTGATAAGTAACCACTTCTATTAGTGGTACGGATGGCGCACCCATTAAAATCACCTTTTTAACAGACTCATTTCTTATAGCCACTTTTCCAGTAAGTATGCCGCCTTGACTGTGCCCAAATAATATGAAATCATTGAATGGATGCTCCTTTGTGGTATTGAAATAATCCATTATGCTTTCCAAGTCCTTTGCATGGTCGTTAATGGTGCTGTTTACAAAATCACCGGTGCTTTCACCTACACCTCTATCGTCATAACGGAAAGATGCTATTCCCTTTGATGCCAGATGGTGGGCAATAACTTTAAAAATTTTGAAGCCTTCCAATGTTTCGTCTCTATCCTGGTCTCCACTTCCTGAACTCATGATGACTAAGGATGATGTATTTAATTTTGTTGGAATCGATAAGGTTCCTCCAATTTTAACGTCATCCGCTTCAATGATTAAGTCAATCTCTCTCGAATTTTGATCATTACTGTCAATTTTCTGGGCAACTATATTCTGATGCCACAGAAAAAAAATAATTACTATAGTTATTAATTTTTTCATTTTATAAATATGATAGAAATCTCTATTTCACTTTTAATCTGCATGTTGTTCTAACCATCTTAATATTGTTTGATTTGTTTCTTCTGGTAATTCTTGCTGAATCCAATGACCGCAATCAAGACTGACTTCATCCAAATTAGGAGCAAAATCCTTTAAGGTTTGAGACTTTGGAATCAAATCACGATTTCCATAAATCATAAGTGTAGGATGTTGGATCAATGGTTTGACGTCTGCTAACAAGTGCCAATTTCTATCCATGTTTCTATACCAATTAATGCTTCCTGTAAACCCTGATGACTCAAATGCAGAAACGAAAACAGACAATTCACGATCACTTAATAAAGGCTCCCCAAGTGGTTTTTCTGCTCTTGCAAGATTAATCATCAACATTCCTGGTTCTGGAGGAGTAAGAGGAACATTTTTCCGAAATATGTTACGAATGAACCGAGATGTATTTTCATTCATTATTGCATCTGCTATCCCTGGTTGTTTATTGAAGTGAACAAAATAGAAATCTTCACCAAAAAAATCTTCCATAAACTCAATCCATGGTTTTTCTCCTCGCTCTTGATAAGGTAAGGCCAAGTTTATAATTTTGTTTACACGATCGGGATGTAATAATGCAAGATTCCATACTACATTGGCACCCCAGTCATGACCTATAAAAGTTGCATCTTTATAGCCGTAATAATCAAGTAAAGCAACTAAGTCATCGGTTAAATGTATTATATCAAAATCTGATATTTCTGCAGGTCTAGATGAATTACCGTAACCTCTCTGATTTGGTACAATGACATGGTAGCCAGCATTTACTAGAGCCGGAATTTGATGGCGCCAGGAAAAAGCGTGTTCAGGAAAGCCATGACAGAGTACTATGGGATTTTCTTTATTTTGTTGTCCTGCTTCAAATACTTCCAATTCGACATTGTTGACAGAAATTAGTGTCGATTTAGGAAAATCAACTGAATAAAAAATTGATTTCATTTCGTTTGTTATTTTTATTTTATTAATTCCATATGTAAAATTGGATACGGTTTTCCAGAGGCATCCAATTCAGATCGTCCTATGGTTTCAAAGCCACAATGTTTATAAAATCCAACAGCTTGTTCATTCTGTTCATTCACATCTACTTTGTTAACGTTTAAATTTTTCAGTACAAATTCCAATAAGGTTTTACCTATTCTTTTCCCTCTATGTGCTGGGTCGATAAATAACATCTCTAGATTTCCATCAGCTACACCTACAAAACCTAGTATTTTATGATCTCTATCTCTGCAACATCTTAACTCAACAGCATTTAGATAGGTGTTTAAAATTAGTGGCTTAAAATAGGCTATATCATCTTCTTTTAAAAAATGATGTGTTGCTCTTACAGACGCTTCCCATAGCTCAACAACTTTATAATATTCAGATTTGTCGATGTAGTCAATTCTATGTTTCATTTAGATTACCTTAAATAATTTGTCAATTTCAGATATAATACTATCGTTTGGTACAACTTTATAAAGCTCACCTAACAAATCTAATGAGGTTGGTTTCTTGGGGTATTTGTTATTGTTTAAAAAACTCCTAAGAGCCTCATTTACTTTATCTTCCCCAATTAATTCACTAAGTTTCACCATGGCAATTGCGCCTTTAGAATAAGCAATGTGTGTATATCCGGGCTTCACTTTATAAAGCGGTTGGTTGTCATACAAACCTTTCTCGTTATCATAAATTTGCCTATGAATCTCTAATCGTTCCTTCATTTTTTCACGACCATGCATTTTCTTGTAGATCATCATTTCAGTATACATCGCCAAAGTCTCGGTGAGCATTGTAGCACCTTCTCTATAATCTGGGTTTATTTGGCTATTTCCCCACCAGAGATGAGAAAGTTCATGTCCTGCTAGTTCGTTGATTACATCTTGCTCGTCATCTCCGTCCAGATTCGAATGAAATATCATATCTTCAGTCATGAATACCGTAGAGGGATATGCTGTTGCTGCAAAACCTGAAGTAAAAGCGGATATTTCAACAAAATTGACGGTTTTAAAAGGGTAAGAACCAAAATTCTCTATGCAATAATCTAGGGTGGTTTTAACATTTTCGATAAGATGCTCTACATTCTCAAAGTGCTTTTTTGAATAGAATATATGAATAGTAATGTTTTTATGTTGAATGGATTTATGTTCATATTCTGCAGAAGCTAATGCAAAACGGAAAGGTATTTTTTCTGCACCATAGGTGAAATAATTTCTGCTGTTTTCAGACCATTGCTCTATTAAATCTCCAGTACCTAAAGCGGTTTGGGATTTTTCAGTGGAAATGGTCATTTCCAAATTGATGAAATCATTTTTCACTATCTCTGGACTTTCTAATGCTTTCAACTGTGAAGCTTTACCTAAATTAAATTCAGCTCGTTTTTCCTCATCGTCAATTTCTCTATCGTTTTGATATCCAAGCCTTGGGTAGTAGTTACTGATTCTCATAAAAGAACCATTTTTAATAATAGCATTATAAGACTGATGACCGTTAACAGCAAACCATTTGTAGGACAGGTTAAAGGTTAAACTAGCTTCTTCATTAGGTTGCAATGGTTGATTCAAGCTAATCTCTGTGACATGCTCTTCAATTTGTAATTTATCGGAGTTACTTTTAAATAAAGCTGATTCAATATTCAAATCTGGATGAAAATTGATTAAAACCTTATGAATGGGCTCATTGGTGTTGTTTCTTAAAACATAACTTCCATTTATTTCATAGGCGTTTTTAGAAGGGTAAAGATGAATACCTGTCGTTAAGTCGGTAATGATTGGCTGCGGAATATCTTCATATTTTCTATAGGCCTTTTCATATTGTACTACTTCTGAAATCGATTGTTCTTCATTTTTGGAGGAAAATCCTTTCATAAAAAGTAAGCCATTAGCAAGCCCCAAGATAACTACTCCTAAAACGATCCAAGATTTTCTCGTGGAAAAGACTTTTGTCTTTACAAGATCATTTACAAACCAGAGTAAAGCCATTAGGCCAAATCCAAATATGAGGCGCTGAGAGAACGCTAAAAGATAGATTCCATAGCCATTGAAATCACTATAGATTCCATTATAACCTGAAAATACATGGAACAATGGATATGAAAAGATATAATTCGACAAGGGACTCGCCAAAGCGAAAACGCTCACAGTAGAAATCCCTAAACTAATATAGCGGTTATTAATAGTATCATTTATCAATAACAAAAAGGCTGAAAAAAGAATTAACGGAAAAGCATTGAAAATAAAGACCCCTAAATAAGCTTTCCAGTCAAAACTAAAATAGCCATAACTTAATTGAAAAATCAGTCCTTCAATGATGAGAACCATTGTAAAAAAACAAACCAGTATTGTTGCTGAGATAAAATGGCCCTTTAATTTGTTTTTTGAAAAATAGATGCTTTTTTCAATTAAATTGAAATTAGAAGCATGACTTCTCCAATATAAATCATTAACAAAATAGGCTAATATCAAGAGGCCTAATAAATGGAAGTTTGTTGAAATTGCAGTAGCTAGAAGACCAGATGTTGCATATTTTTCAGGTAATCGTACACCCTTATCAATGGCGGTATACATTTCCATCCCTATAAAAAAAATAAGTAATAAGGTGACAGCAACAATGATTACACTCTTAAAAAGATAAATTAAATCTAATTTTGTAAAGGATAAAGCCGATTTAAAATCCATAATACTACCAAAATTCAACTCTGGGCTTGGTATCGAATTTAAACTTAAATTACTATTTACTATCCTGATTTTTGTGCTCTTCTTAGCTTTATTACTTTGTTTTCTTGAAAATGAAAAAAAGCTATAACTGCTCCATAAAAGCAATCCGGATATGAATAGAATAATCCCTCGATTAAATAAGAGCATATTTTTTAATGGAACAATAGATTCATTTTTTTGAGATACAGAAAATGATCTTGCCTCAAAAAAGTAGGCGGATAGTCCAAATGGATCCAATATTGCAGATATTTGCTGTGCTTCAAGCGATTGTGGCATACTCCCTGACATAAAAGGAGAGTTAGAAAATACCAATAATACCATATAAAAGACATAAAGTAATAGCCCACCAGTCACTACTAATAATTTTCTTTGTGTAGTGAATGCTGTAAAGAATAGAAAACTGCAAACAAATAGTGAATTGAGTAAGCCAAATACCAGTAATGGATATAGATAATGCCATAGATTTAAGCCTACCTGAATTTCATCACCCGACCGCAAATTTTGGCCTATGACAAAGCCCATAATTAATAAGACGAAACTTAAAAATGTTTTTAGGTAAAAGAACAAAAATTTACCTTCTAAATAGGTCATTTTTGAAAAAGGCAGTGAGAAAATCACCAAATCAAACTTAGTATCCCATTCTTTGAATAATAGTTGATTAGCATATAGAATGGCAAAAAATATAATCGACAGGCTAAGCATTCCCATCATAAAACCAATTGTGTAAGGAGAATTTAGATAAATACCTTCGCCTACAGTCATGTTGAATTTATTCCCGCAGAAAACTCCTAATATCACAATGACTAAAGCCATTGGATATACAGCCCACCGTTTTGCTATCTGATCTAACTCGTATTGAAATATGGTATTCATATTGTAAATGATTTAGGCAAGCGTTTTAAAATAGACATGCTCCAGAAGAGGCGTTACAGGCTCAAAACCTGTAGGTTCCGTTTCCGAAAAGATGGTGATATACAGCTCACGCTCAATTAATTGCTTACTAATGACTTGATATTTTGATTGATACTTATCCAGATGATCGCTTTTGATGGGCTTTGACCAGATCTTGTTTCTCAGTTCATCAATCAGTTCTTTAGGTTTACCTGTTTTTAATACTTGCCCCTTGTTCATAATGGTCATTTCTGAACATAGATTTTTTACATCTTCAACTAAATGCGTAGACAGAATTACGATAACCTCACTACTGATATCGCTTAATAACATATTGAATCGGTTGCGCTCTTCAGGATCCAGACCAGCAGTAGGTTCATCTACAATAACAATTTTAGGTTTTCCAAGTAAGGCTTGAGCCACACCAAAACGCTGTTTCATTCCGCCTGAAAATGTATGTACTTCTTTATTCCTAAAATCCCATAGATTTACTTTTTCTAATAAAAGTCGAATTTGGGCTTCACGTTCATCCTTGTTCTCGATGCCTTTCAAAATAGCGATATGATGTAACAAATCATATGCGCTTACTTTAGGGTACACTCCAAAATCTTGGGGTAGAAATCCTAATTTTTTTTGGATATAGTCAGGTTTACTTACAATATCTACATCATTAAAATCAATACTGCCAGAGGTTGGCTTTTGGAGTCCAACGATGGTTTTCATCAAAGAAGATTTTCCAGCACCATTTGGGCCAAGTAAACCAAACATTCCATTCTTAATTTCCAAGGAAATATTTTGAATTGCTTGATGACCGTTTTTATAAGTGAGTTCTAGGTTATTAATTTTTAATGTATTCATAGTATTATTCCTTAATTTGGTTGATTGCAATTGCTTTCTTTTTCAATAATATTTCTGAATGGGGATACTTTTTTAATAAAAGATCATATAAGGCAATGGCTTCTTTAAAATGCTTGTGTTTTTCATAAAAGTTTGCAAAATTGTAAACGGCATATTCCATATTACCATTCATCAAGTCATTTAAGAATTCTGTTTTATGTAAGTTATTTATCAGTGTTTCAAAGTGATAGAAATCTTCTGCTCTCATCGCACATCTAATGATTGTAAATTTAGACCATAAAGAAAGCTCTGGAGAAAAGCCATGTCTTCTGGCTCTTTCCACTACATAATGATTGGCATAATCCATACCACCTGCATTTACAAAATTTTGAAGTTTGTTAGTTTCAAATTCTGGGTAGAATTGGAAGTGATTTCGAATTCCATGATAAAGGGTAGGGTAGGCAGTTGATTGATGTTGTTCTATTTCAAGATTTAAGAAAGACCAGTGCAATCCTTTAATATGTTTTTGTGACAGTAATGAGTCTAATTTGATGGCACTATGTTTTACATCATATTCATCTGGACTTACAGAAAAATATAGATTAGTATGTAATGTTGAAACATCGTTTAACTTATCTATGGAATCTATTATTGGGTAACCACTTGCCATGATATGTCCATCAAACAAAGTTGGGGTTGATAGCATGGTATTAAACACCATACTTGCACCATATTCCCAGCCAAAAATTAGGTTTTCATCATTAGTTCTAAAATTTAGATCTATATATTCTGTAAGTTCATTTTCAAGAAACTCAATAAACCTTTCTTTGCCATCTCCTAAATCTTGAAACCGTTTTGGATAGTCCGTATTAATTCCAACAACTATAAAATCTGGAGTTAATTGAAACTGATTGAAAGTTTGACTTAAACTCACAGCATACAAAAAAAACCGTTGACCATCTAACACATAAAGCACTGGGTATTTTTCTTCTGAATTTTTATAATGAGGTGGAAGATAAATTTGTATTTGTCGCTCCTCGTTTAATACCTTTGATTTAATATAGTGATTGGTACCTACAATATTATTGGTGTGATTGTTTTGGGCAATGCCAAAAATACCAGATAAATAGCAAATTATGAATACAACTGTTGCTTTTTTCATTTACGCTAATGTTCAAATTGGTTACTGTACTTTAAAAGAGCGCGGTATATTTCTCTAACTGATTGCATATCGTTTTCGGTCTCAGATGAATTGGCGAAAACGATGATTCCACGTTTGTTTTTCTTCATAAAATAGGCATGAGATATAACTCCAGGATCGTTACCACTGTGTCCTATTTTTTCATCATCAATATTCCAAAACATATTCTTTTTAAAATTATCATTACTAGGGTCTTTTACCATGTTTGCGTAGCTAGAAGCTTTTATAACATTTTGTTCTCCACAATAGCCTTTGATTACAGCAGACAAAAACTTACTAAAATCTTCAATATTTGTCATAAAACCGCCATCACCATAGGTGATAAACTCATAATTTGGGATTGGATAACCATACCAATATAATGTTGACCTATTTTTTAATGGATTGCTTTTTGAATGCCAACCTGAGGCATTCATTTGTAATGGGTTTAAAATATGCTTTTGAAGAAAATCTGTGTAACTAGCACCACTTACAAGTTCAATGATATAGGCGGCTATATTGGCTCCCATATTACTGTACTTATAAGAAGTTCCGGGG is drawn from Marivirga arenosa and contains these coding sequences:
- a CDS encoding ABC transporter ATP-binding protein produces the protein MNTLKINNLELTYKNGHQAIQNISLEIKNGMFGLLGPNGAGKSSLMKTIVGLQKPTSGSIDFNDVDIVSKPDYIQKKLGFLPQDFGVYPKVSAYDLLHHIAILKGIENKDEREAQIRLLLEKVNLWDFRNKEVHTFSGGMKQRFGVAQALLGKPKIVIVDEPTAGLDPEERNRFNMLLSDISSEVIVILSTHLVEDVKNLCSEMTIMNKGQVLKTGKPKELIDELRNKIWSKPIKSDHLDKYQSKYQVISKQLIERELYITIFSETEPTGFEPVTPLLEHVYFKTLA
- a CDS encoding alpha/beta hydrolase, whose protein sequence is MKKATVVFIICYLSGIFGIAQNNHTNNIVGTNHYIKSKVLNEERQIQIYLPPHYKNSEEKYPVLYVLDGQRFFLYAVSLSQTFNQFQLTPDFIVVGINTDYPKRFQDLGDGKERFIEFLENELTEYIDLNFRTNDENLIFGWEYGASMVFNTMLSTPTLFDGHIMASGYPIIDSIDKLNDVSTLHTNLYFSVSPDEYDVKHSAIKLDSLLSQKHIKGLHWSFLNLEIEQHQSTAYPTLYHGIRNHFQFYPEFETNKLQNFVNAGGMDYANHYVVERARRHGFSPELSLWSKFTIIRCAMRAEDFYHFETLINNLHKTEFLNDLMNGNMEYAVYNFANFYEKHKHFKEAIALYDLLLKKYPHSEILLKKKAIAINQIKE